One segment of Belonocnema kinseyi isolate 2016_QV_RU_SX_M_011 chromosome 7, B_treatae_v1, whole genome shotgun sequence DNA contains the following:
- the LOC117176589 gene encoding THAP domain-containing protein 3-like has protein sequence MVICAVPNCFERTGKRGKKWRENRHGKVTFHRIPERKKELRAKSSGLNVKCMNKYSRICSCHFYPEMFDRTGSIVRLRENAVPQV, from the exons atggtgaTTTGTGCAGTGCCTAATTGTTTCGAAAGAACgggaaaaaggggaaagaaatgGAGAGAGAACCGCCATGGAAAGGTAACCTTTCACAg GATACCAGAACGAAAGAAAGAACTCCGGGCGAAAAGTTCAGGGCTGAACGTGAAATGTATGAACAAGTACTCTAGAATATGTTCATgtcatttttatccagaaatgttTGATAGGACAGGCAGTATTGTGAGGCTTAGAGAAAATGCTGTGCCTCAAGTATGA